The Mytilus galloprovincialis chromosome 2, xbMytGall1.hap1.1, whole genome shotgun sequence genome has a window encoding:
- the LOC143065146 gene encoding homologous-pairing protein 2 homolog, with amino-acid sequence MSKSKEAQASKAVFDYLNKQNRPYSAIDICNNLHKEHGKTAIVKACEVLTEDGKIKEKINGKQKCYFADQSQFPDVDDNEIKEMDFEIVKLSELVQSKQEENKKLETELRSLNSSISTEDAEKEVNSLNEDCRKCKEKLSSLKGGAVQISPAEKDRIYKMREKFVKEWRKRKRMTNDVLGAILEGYPKTKKQLYEDVGIETDEDLHVTVPEI; translated from the exons CTTCCAAGGCAGTGTTTGATTACTTGAATAAACAGAACAGACCTTACAGTGCCAttgatatttgtaataatttacataaaGAACATGGTAAAACA GCCATAGTTAAAGCGTGTGAAGTTCTGACAGAAGATGgtaaaattaaggaaaaaatcAATGGAAAACAGAAATGTTATTTTGCAGACCAG TCACAGTTTCCAGATGTGGATGACAATGAGATAAAAGAAATGGATTTTGAAATTGTCAAATTATCTGAACTTGTACAGAGTAAACAAGAAGAAAATAAGAAACTTGAGACAG AGCTAAGAAGTTTGAATAGTTCTATATCTACAGAAGATGCAGAGAAAGAAGTGAATTCCCTTAATGAAGAT TGTAGAAAGTGTAAAGAAAAGTTATCTAGCCTCAAAGGAGGAGCTGTACAGATATCTCCTGCAGAAAAAGACAGG ATATATAAAATGAGAGAGAAGTTTGTTAAAGAATGGAGGAAGAGGAAAAGAATG ACAAATGATGTATTAGGTGCAATCCTGGAAGGATATCCCAAAACAAAGAAACAGTTATAT gAGGATGTTGGAATAGAAACGGATGAAGATTTACATGTGACAGTGCcagaaatttga